From one Prochlorococcus marinus str. MIT 0912 genomic stretch:
- a CDS encoding Nif11-like leader peptide family natural product precursor gives MSLDQLRKFLKEMQNDDALKDEVLSSSTADDVALIALRRGYEFSGDELLRFSGKKVGRVTVQKNDVPGEYN, from the coding sequence ATGTCATTAGATCAATTAAGAAAATTTTTAAAGGAAATGCAGAATGATGACGCTTTAAAAGATGAAGTACTTTCTTCCTCAACTGCAGATGATGTTGCCCTGATTGCTTTAAGAAGAGGTTACGAATTTTCAGGAGATGAATTACTACGATTTTCAGGAAAAAAAGTTGGAAGAGTTACAGTACAAAAGAATGATGTACCAGGAGAATATAATTAA
- a CDS encoding peptidase E encodes MEKHIVSIGGGGFGRNSLSNLIEKYILNLSAKTSPKICFLPTATGDNDSYIVRFYSVFNRLNCKPSHIEFFKRTTNIKKTIMDQDVVFVGGGNTKSMLAIWNDWGMSDLLKDAYNEGVIMSGVSAGAICWFTNGITDSWDNELRILTCLDFISGTCCPHYDEEPSRIPFVKKILLEEKVNNCISIEGGSAMHFINGKPFKNVSFKNNKNTYNVFLDDNKIVEKPFEKIQL; translated from the coding sequence TTGGAAAAACATATTGTCTCAATAGGTGGTGGTGGTTTTGGAAGAAATAGTTTGTCTAATTTAATAGAAAAATATATACTTAATCTTTCAGCAAAAACTAGCCCAAAAATTTGTTTTTTACCAACAGCAACAGGAGACAATGATAGCTATATAGTTCGTTTCTACTCAGTATTTAATCGCTTAAATTGTAAACCAAGCCATATTGAATTTTTTAAAAGAACTACAAACATAAAAAAAACTATTATGGATCAGGATGTTGTATTTGTTGGCGGTGGAAATACCAAGAGCATGCTTGCGATTTGGAATGATTGGGGGATGAGTGATTTACTCAAAGATGCTTATAATGAAGGGGTGATCATGAGTGGAGTAAGTGCAGGGGCAATCTGTTGGTTTACAAATGGTATTACAGACTCATGGGACAATGAATTAAGGATCTTAACTTGTTTAGATTTTATAAGTGGGACTTGTTGCCCTCATTATGATGAAGAACCTTCTCGTATTCCTTTTGTTAAGAAAATACTACTTGAAGAAAAAGTAAATAATTGTATTTCTATTGAAGGAGGTTCCGCTATGCACTTTATTAACGGTAAACCATTTAAAAATGTCAGTTTTAAAAATAATAAAAATACATATAATGTATTCCTAGATGATAATAAAATTGTTGAGAAACCATTTGAAAAAATTCAATTATAG
- a CDS encoding Nif11 family protein: MSKKDYESFLFKIDQLNQLVELLNNSPEKYQIFIRCKTHDDVVELAKQWGYEIGKRWGES; encoded by the coding sequence ATGTCAAAAAAAGATTATGAAAGCTTTTTATTCAAAATTGATCAATTAAATCAATTGGTTGAATTACTTAATAATTCACCTGAAAAGTATCAAATATTTATTAGATGCAAAACACATGATGATGTCGTGGAACTAGCAAAGCAATGGGGATATGAAATAGGAAAAAGATGGGGAGAATCCTAG
- a CDS encoding MBL fold metallo-hydrolase — translation MSIKATYYGANGWLIEVGKTRILIDPWLNGDLTFPPGDWLIKGELAKEIEVPSNLDFLLLTQGQPDHSHPPTLKKINKGIPVIASEAASKIVSKIGFTKINPLKPGETFVKNNLSIQATSGASVPNLENGYIIDSDLDSIYIEPHGFLDKKIKPRNVNLLITPVIDFSLPLAGKFIKGKTVLPQLLKLFKPKTILASTTGGDITFTGIINHLISVDGSVEDISLLKDTSTKLINPETFKEYFI, via the coding sequence ATGTCAATAAAAGCCACATACTACGGAGCAAATGGTTGGCTTATTGAAGTAGGTAAAACTAGAATTTTGATTGATCCATGGTTGAATGGTGATTTAACTTTTCCTCCAGGAGACTGGCTTATTAAAGGGGAATTGGCTAAAGAAATTGAAGTTCCTAGCAACCTTGATTTTTTATTATTAACTCAGGGGCAACCTGATCATTCCCATCCTCCAACATTAAAAAAGATAAATAAAGGCATCCCAGTAATTGCTTCAGAAGCAGCAAGTAAAATTGTAAGCAAAATTGGTTTTACTAAAATAAACCCACTCAAGCCTGGAGAAACATTTGTAAAAAACAATCTATCAATACAAGCGACATCAGGTGCATCTGTACCTAATCTTGAAAATGGCTATATTATTGATTCAGATTTAGATTCAATTTATATTGAGCCACATGGTTTTCTTGATAAAAAAATAAAGCCTCGGAATGTAAATTTATTAATTACACCAGTAATAGATTTCTCATTACCACTTGCAGGTAAATTCATTAAAGGTAAAACAGTACTACCTCAGTTGTTAAAGTTATTTAAACCAAAAACAATCTTAGCCAGTACAACAGGTGGGGATATAACATTTACCGGAATAATAAATCATTTAATCAGTGTTGATGGATCAGTTGAAGATATTAGTTTGTTAAAAGATACAAGTACTAAATTAATAAATCCTGAAACATTTAAAGAATACTTTATATAA
- a CDS encoding fatty acid desaturase codes for MIPIWILYALLSGTTSMGLWVLAHECGHGAFSDNRKLETLVGYCLHSFLLVPYFSWQRSHAVHHAFTNHITDGETHVPVVISGDGQSEKKGGESEMESSIFLGRILYGFNQLFLHLILGWPAYLLFGKTGGPRYGTSNHFWPTAPFSKKLWPSIWAKKVWISDWGIIIMLLLLTSWSLNFGFISMISLYLGPLIVVNIWLVVYTWLHHTDTDVPHLGGSQFSYMRGAFLSIDRPYGKILDFLHHSIGSTHVIHHIEPTVPHYHARLATKILKNKFSKVYLYNPTPIHKSLWHVATNCVAVKKDYSIDRYVWKQPNHSKFNY; via the coding sequence ATGATACCTATTTGGATTTTATATGCATTACTCTCTGGTACAACTTCAATGGGGCTTTGGGTTTTAGCTCATGAATGTGGACATGGTGCATTTTCAGATAATCGTAAATTAGAAACACTCGTCGGATATTGTCTACATTCTTTTTTACTTGTTCCATACTTTTCATGGCAAAGGTCCCATGCTGTTCATCATGCTTTTACAAATCACATAACTGATGGAGAGACTCATGTTCCTGTTGTAATTTCCGGCGATGGACAATCTGAAAAAAAAGGTGGTGAAAGTGAAATGGAGTCATCAATATTCCTTGGAAGGATTTTGTATGGCTTTAATCAACTATTCCTTCACTTGATTCTTGGATGGCCTGCATATTTACTCTTTGGTAAAACCGGTGGACCTCGTTATGGGACCAGTAATCATTTCTGGCCAACAGCTCCCTTCTCAAAAAAACTTTGGCCATCCATATGGGCAAAAAAGGTATGGATATCAGACTGGGGAATTATTATTATGTTGCTTCTACTAACCTCTTGGTCCTTGAATTTTGGATTTATTTCAATGATTAGTCTCTATTTAGGCCCTCTAATTGTTGTTAATATTTGGCTAGTGGTTTATACATGGCTTCATCACACAGATACTGACGTTCCCCATCTTGGAGGTAGTCAATTTTCCTATATGAGAGGTGCATTCTTATCTATAGATAGACCCTATGGGAAAATATTAGATTTTCTTCATCACTCAATAGGTTCTACGCACGTTATTCATCATATTGAACCAACAGTACCCCACTATCATGCAAGACTTGCTACGAAAATACTGAAAAATAAATTTTCTAAGGTCTATCTATATAACCCCACTCCAATTCACAAGTCTCTTTGGCATGTTGCTACAAATTGTGTTGCAGTAAAAAAGGATTACAGTATTGATAGATATGTTTGGAAACAACCCAACCACTCTAAATTTAATTATTAA
- a CDS encoding translation initiation factor IF-2 N-terminal domain-containing protein, giving the protein MVFNVARLRVKELAEALNVDSPEIIATCTLLKIPASSPLSSLSIKQSKEIIDFIQKTNNVQNNDNK; this is encoded by the coding sequence ATGGTTTTTAATGTGGCAAGATTGAGAGTAAAGGAGCTTGCAGAAGCCTTAAATGTTGATTCTCCAGAAATAATAGCGACATGTACACTTCTAAAAATACCTGCTTCATCACCATTATCATCATTATCAATAAAGCAGAGCAAGGAAATAATTGACTTTATTCAAAAAACAAACAATGTACAAAATAATGATAATAAATAA
- a CDS encoding DUF7326 family protein: MEELTYKDLSETELDALKDMYISSKINSMTESDLRKFVKEIIIDQIKGTVGNAEEKEAWEEIKDHFTVDLSQKILEVKEKCNKNPKVEQKSPEEIEFDRRLGLLKQQQEEQSSKDMW; the protein is encoded by the coding sequence ATGGAAGAACTTACTTATAAGGATCTAAGCGAAACAGAATTAGACGCCCTTAAAGATATGTACATATCAAGTAAAATTAATTCTATGACTGAAAGTGATCTAAGAAAATTTGTAAAGGAAATTATTATCGATCAAATTAAAGGAACTGTAGGCAATGCAGAAGAAAAGGAAGCATGGGAAGAAATTAAAGATCATTTCACAGTGGACTTAAGTCAAAAGATTCTTGAAGTGAAAGAAAAATGTAATAAAAATCCTAAAGTAGAACAAAAAAGCCCAGAAGAGATTGAATTTGATAGAAGGCTTGGTCTCCTAAAACAACAACAAGAGGAGCAGTCAAGTAAAGACATGTGGTAG
- a CDS encoding DCC1-like thiol-disulfide oxidoreductase family protein: MSDKSLFIYDGECPFCNHFAQLLELKSSLTELEILDGRKNLALLSQLYNQGYDLNKGAILIKDEKIMHGADAINWICSEIKEPSDSLLEVLRIIFTSNKRTNFLFPFLLWGRRLSLTLKGKVWQPVSENSQYY; the protein is encoded by the coding sequence ATGTCAGACAAAAGTTTATTTATATATGATGGTGAATGTCCATTTTGCAATCACTTTGCGCAATTACTTGAATTAAAAAGCAGCCTTACTGAACTAGAAATTTTAGATGGAAGAAAAAATTTAGCCCTATTATCTCAACTCTATAACCAAGGCTATGATTTGAACAAAGGAGCAATTCTCATCAAGGATGAGAAAATCATGCATGGTGCGGATGCGATCAATTGGATTTGCTCTGAAATCAAAGAGCCAAGCGACTCACTGTTAGAAGTACTCAGGATTATCTTCACCTCAAACAAGAGGACAAATTTTTTATTTCCATTCCTTTTATGGGGTAGAAGATTATCACTGACGTTAAAAGGAAAGGTATGGCAACCAGTCAGCGAAAATAGTCAATATTATTAA
- a CDS encoding GIY-YIG nuclease family protein produces MSGWLYLIRNRDLYKIGITKKFESRMRQLKPDNIVAKFYTSDFLKLEKELHNRYKKFRIPQTEYFRLEQHHLKEIKQRIYQLDHTMIIILGIIFKSLLIISLLFFILLFVFSLNINDINIVFLKSIVWMEKISFGYSFISLFLHSGKYLSFLSELKYRFLKLIIFIVYALIFRIASIFFQ; encoded by the coding sequence ATGAGTGGTTGGCTTTATTTAATAAGAAATAGAGATTTATATAAAATTGGTATAACAAAAAAATTTGAGAGTAGGATGCGACAACTTAAGCCAGATAATATTGTAGCTAAATTTTATACCAGTGATTTTTTAAAATTAGAAAAAGAGTTACATAATCGGTATAAAAAATTTAGAATCCCTCAAACAGAGTATTTTCGATTAGAACAACATCATCTTAAAGAGATAAAGCAAAGAATATACCAACTTGATCATACTATGATTATAATATTAGGGATTATTTTTAAATCACTATTAATTATAAGTTTATTATTCTTTATTCTTTTATTTGTTTTCTCTTTAAATATTAACGATATTAATATTGTTTTTCTTAAGTCAATTGTTTGGATGGAAAAAATATCATTTGGATACTCCTTTATTTCATTATTTTTACACTCAGGTAAATATTTATCATTTTTAAGTGAATTAAAATATAGATTTTTAAAGTTAATTATTTTTATTGTATATGCTTTGATTTTTAGGATAGCTTCTATTTTCTTTCAATAA
- a CDS encoding potassium channel family protein, with the protein MNLIKINKYKGYLKVWAEPISLLIFLFLFGAFGYRITEGWDWGDCLWMVLITITTIGFGEVEVLSSAGRVITFLIIGGGLFVVQLTLQRFIQLSELGYFIKLEQLRLRRLIRRMKNHVIICGYGRTGKEIADQLINEKISTIIIESDSSRKIEAEEKGFNVLLADATMDETLLLAGVKNCRSLVVTLPSDAANLYVVLSAKALNNTCRLIARAANEEAANKLKLAGADAVVSPYVAAGRTMAASALRPIAVDFIDLLAGSDCEIEEFKLTDNVDKIEIFNSQNENICNFSKSGEALLLATKVSGQLMGNPKDKVSISPGMILIFLGSQEQLNKIRFDLKDVLVNLNN; encoded by the coding sequence TTGAATCTTATAAAAATAAATAAGTATAAAGGCTATTTGAAAGTCTGGGCAGAACCTATATCATTACTCATTTTTTTATTTTTATTCGGTGCCTTTGGATACCGCATTACAGAAGGTTGGGATTGGGGAGATTGTTTGTGGATGGTATTGATAACCATTACAACAATAGGTTTTGGTGAAGTAGAAGTTTTAAGTTCAGCAGGTAGAGTTATAACTTTTTTAATCATTGGAGGAGGATTATTTGTTGTTCAACTAACTCTTCAAAGGTTTATACAATTGTCTGAATTAGGATATTTTATAAAATTAGAGCAGCTAAGGTTAAGGAGATTAATTAGAAGAATGAAAAATCATGTAATTATTTGTGGTTATGGTCGCACAGGAAAAGAAATTGCTGACCAATTAATTAATGAAAAAATATCTACAATAATAATAGAAAGTGATTCATCAAGAAAAATCGAAGCCGAAGAAAAAGGGTTCAACGTCCTACTCGCAGATGCCACAATGGACGAAACATTATTACTAGCAGGAGTTAAAAATTGTCGCAGCTTAGTAGTTACCCTTCCAAGTGACGCTGCAAATTTATATGTTGTTTTAAGTGCAAAAGCACTAAATAATACTTGTAGATTGATCGCTAGGGCTGCGAACGAGGAAGCTGCTAATAAATTAAAACTAGCAGGAGCCGATGCGGTAGTAAGTCCTTATGTTGCGGCAGGAAGAACTATGGCTGCCTCTGCATTAAGACCAATTGCTGTTGATTTTATAGACTTGCTTGCAGGATCAGATTGCGAAATCGAAGAATTTAAACTCACCGATAATGTAGATAAAATCGAAATTTTCAATAGTCAAAATGAAAATATTTGTAATTTCTCGAAAAGTGGTGAGGCATTACTTCTAGCAACAAAAGTTTCTGGTCAATTAATGGGTAATCCTAAAGACAAGGTATCTATCTCTCCGGGAATGATTCTAATATTCCTTGGAAGTCAAGAGCAACTCAACAAGATTAGATTTGATTTGAAAGACGTATTAGTAAATCTAAATAATTAA
- a CDS encoding SDR family NAD(P)-dependent oxidoreductase yields MTIRDWEGVALIIGAGDIGRCISDYLTAKSPNLNVVVCTRNLTNNKEIYLDLENDHSFASFENKISLFKKPLRLVINTSGFLHSNRVKPEKRLSHINRSNIIKNFSINAIAPILIAKSIEKFIRPELPFSYASLSARVGSIGDNRLGGWYSYRASKAAQNQFLKTLSIEWSRKFPLSIVSILHPGTCDTKLSKPFQAAVPKNKLFSPSQSSEYLINIISEQKPSDSGKFLGWDKNIIPW; encoded by the coding sequence ATGACAATTCGAGATTGGGAGGGAGTAGCCCTAATTATTGGTGCCGGTGATATTGGTAGATGTATTTCCGATTATTTGACAGCTAAATCCCCAAATTTGAATGTTGTTGTCTGTACTAGAAATCTTACTAATAACAAGGAAATTTATTTAGATTTGGAGAATGACCATTCATTTGCTTCATTTGAAAACAAAATTTCACTTTTTAAAAAGCCGCTTCGTTTAGTTATCAATACAAGTGGTTTTCTTCATTCAAATAGAGTAAAACCCGAAAAAAGACTTTCACATATAAATCGGTCTAATATCATTAAAAATTTCTCTATTAATGCTATTGCTCCAATTTTGATTGCTAAAAGCATTGAAAAATTTATTAGGCCTGAACTTCCTTTCTCCTATGCAAGTTTAAGTGCCAGAGTTGGAAGTATCGGAGATAATAGGCTTGGTGGTTGGTATTCTTATAGAGCTTCTAAAGCCGCTCAAAATCAATTTTTAAAAACTCTGAGTATTGAATGGAGTAGAAAATTTCCATTATCAATTGTTTCTATTTTGCATCCTGGCACTTGTGATACAAAATTGTCAAAACCTTTTCAGGCAGCCGTCCCTAAGAATAAACTTTTTAGTCCTTCACAATCTTCTGAATATTTAATTAATATTATTTCTGAGCAAAAACCATCTGATTCTGGAAAATTTTTAGGCTGGGATAAGAATATTATTCCCTGGTAA
- a CDS encoding AbrB family transcriptional regulator — translation MLTGKDLLAKVKDLGDVSKSDLVKACGYVSTKKGGGERLNYTAFYEALLEAKGVNLAAESAGGIGKGGRKLSYVATVQGNGNLLIGKAYTALLDLKPGDNFEIKMGRKGFRLVPEGEG, via the coding sequence ATGCTCACTGGTAAGGATTTATTAGCCAAGGTCAAAGACTTGGGAGATGTCTCAAAATCTGATCTTGTTAAAGCTTGTGGATATGTTTCCACCAAGAAAGGAGGCGGAGAACGTCTTAACTATACTGCTTTTTATGAAGCACTTCTAGAAGCTAAAGGTGTAAACCTAGCAGCTGAAAGTGCTGGTGGTATTGGTAAAGGTGGAAGAAAGCTTAGTTATGTGGCTACCGTTCAAGGAAATGGAAACCTATTGATAGGAAAGGCCTATACAGCTCTTTTAGATCTCAAGCCTGGTGATAATTTTGAGATTAAGATGGGACGTAAAGGATTTCGTTTGGTTCCAGAAGGAGAAGGTTAA
- a CDS encoding uridine kinase family protein, with translation MRTIVITGPSGSGKSYLTNKLSKLFYNSIIIKTDSYYRDNILIRLLSIFIYDIYDRPLSIKKFELNKTLRSIYKKERLITHYKYDFKSKISSKTQIKINYKEDNQLLILEGIFAHRLNLNYTETINIVCKEEKDICYKRRLKRDQLERGRDSSDVYKKFNKSWYLYYLNVKKFLKNNKVLSINPREEISYDKLVADIKNL, from the coding sequence ATGAGAACTATTGTAATTACAGGACCATCAGGCTCTGGGAAGTCTTATTTAACTAATAAATTATCTAAATTATTCTATAATTCAATAATAATAAAAACAGATTCATACTACAGAGATAACATCTTAATCCGACTTTTATCCATATTTATATATGATATTTATGATAGGCCATTAAGTATCAAGAAATTCGAATTAAATAAAACGCTTAGATCTATATATAAAAAAGAAAGATTAATTACACATTATAAATATGACTTTAAGAGCAAGATTTCATCTAAAACACAAATAAAAATAAACTATAAAGAGGATAATCAACTCCTTATATTAGAGGGAATATTTGCTCATAGGTTAAACTTAAACTATACAGAAACAATAAATATAGTATGCAAAGAGGAAAAAGATATTTGTTATAAAAGAAGGCTAAAAAGAGATCAATTAGAAAGAGGTAGAGATAGCAGTGATGTCTATAAGAAATTCAATAAATCGTGGTATCTATATTATTTAAATGTTAAAAAATTTCTTAAAAATAATAAGGTATTGTCGATAAACCCACGAGAAGAAATTTCGTACGACAAATTAGTGGCTGATATAAAAAACCTATAA
- a CDS encoding DUF2130 domain-containing protein has translation MNEIKCPECGSTISIDEDNYSNIIKQVRDQEFDEELSKRLELLEKDKQKSLDLAIQNIRLQMQKAEFVNEKKMQELQSQLISSQAEKTLAVNKIKHTFEKERDSLSYLLERTREKNEYDKKVAVSNAVTELKEGYEKIKNNLDKVELQRELSEKSIKMKYEIQLKERDDLIGRLRDMKIKLSTKMVGESLEHHCENEFNRIRATAFPNAFFEKDNDASFGSKGDYIFRDSDTEGNEIVSIMFEMKNECDSTSSKKKNEDFLKELNKDRLEKNCEYAVLVSLLETDNDLFNSGIVDFSYRYPKMYVVRPQCFLPIISLLRNASLKALEYKSELTAIKEQNIDITNFEKSLELFKDSFGKNYALASKRFETAITEIDKSINHLQKTKDALIGADRNLRLANDKAQDVSVKRLTRNNPTMREKFKSIRTSEAA, from the coding sequence ATGAATGAAATCAAATGTCCTGAATGTGGTAGTACTATCAGCATTGATGAAGATAATTACTCGAATATCATAAAGCAGGTTAGGGATCAAGAGTTTGATGAAGAATTGAGCAAAAGACTTGAACTACTTGAAAAGGATAAACAGAAATCCTTAGATCTTGCTATTCAGAATATTCGTTTACAAATGCAAAAGGCTGAGTTTGTAAACGAAAAAAAAATGCAAGAGCTTCAATCTCAGTTGATATCATCTCAAGCTGAAAAAACATTGGCTGTGAATAAAATTAAGCATACCTTCGAAAAAGAGAGAGATTCACTTTCATATTTATTGGAGAGAACTAGAGAAAAAAATGAATATGATAAAAAAGTTGCAGTTTCAAACGCCGTTACTGAATTAAAAGAAGGGTATGAAAAAATCAAAAATAACTTAGATAAAGTTGAACTACAAAGAGAATTATCTGAAAAATCTATAAAAATGAAATATGAAATTCAGTTAAAGGAACGTGATGACTTGATTGGGAGACTTCGTGATATGAAAATAAAATTGTCCACAAAAATGGTTGGTGAGTCACTTGAGCATCATTGTGAAAATGAATTCAATCGAATAAGAGCAACAGCTTTCCCTAATGCTTTTTTTGAAAAAGACAATGATGCTAGTTTTGGTAGTAAAGGTGATTACATTTTTCGTGATAGCGATACTGAAGGAAACGAAATCGTTTCAATTATGTTTGAAATGAAAAACGAATGTGATAGTACTTCTAGCAAAAAGAAGAATGAGGATTTTCTGAAAGAGTTAAATAAAGATCGCCTTGAAAAAAATTGTGAATATGCAGTTTTAGTTTCTTTATTGGAAACTGATAATGACTTATTTAATTCTGGGATCGTTGACTTTTCATATCGGTATCCAAAAATGTATGTTGTACGTCCTCAATGCTTTTTACCAATAATTTCTTTACTAAGAAATGCTTCACTTAAGGCCCTTGAGTATAAATCTGAACTAACAGCTATCAAAGAACAGAATATTGATATTACCAATTTTGAGAAAAGCCTTGAACTATTTAAGGATTCTTTTGGTAAAAATTATGCGTTAGCATCAAAACGTTTTGAAACAGCAATTACTGAGATTGATAAATCTATTAATCATTTGCAAAAAACCAAAGATGCTTTAATTGGTGCGGATAGAAATCTTAGATTAGCAAATGACAAAGCCCAAGATGTGTCTGTTAAAAGATTGACTAGAAACAATCCTACTATGAGAGAAAAATTTAAATCTATAAGAACAAGTGAGGCCGCATAG
- a CDS encoding NmrA/HSCARG family protein: MREQGVIFKSDTSTNTVIAVTMATSRQGMGVVKELSKTNKYQIRAITRDLKTSKALEIGCLDNVELVKGDLMDPESLNKAFEGVDMIFGNTTPTKGWKLLRGSIVRSYEMEQGFNLINQVKIAYEKGHLNHFVFSSISKAKDPLKNDPAPGHFTSKWDIEEYIDKVGLKKITTVLRPVSYFENFENKLPGFTISKKIFPGIVGKEFKWQTIAVEDIGKWVRGVISKPEKYKNKSINIAGEELTGLEMAKTLQNLVSSEGCQTEYVMIPRVTIKLLEYDIGIMADWIERSGYGADMNQLKLIQDELNIVPTSLKDWLKAKLQIQNNTRNSWSRQWKSSQWKLQWDK; the protein is encoded by the coding sequence GTGCGGGAACAAGGAGTTATTTTTAAATCAGATACAAGTACGAATACTGTCATAGCAGTCACTATGGCTACTAGCCGACAGGGCATGGGAGTTGTTAAGGAACTAAGCAAAACCAATAAATATCAGATACGGGCTATCACAAGAGACCTTAAAACATCAAAAGCTTTAGAGATTGGATGTCTAGATAACGTTGAACTAGTTAAAGGGGATTTAATGGATCCTGAAAGCCTTAATAAAGCTTTTGAAGGAGTAGACATGATTTTTGGAAATACAACACCTACAAAAGGATGGAAATTATTAAGGGGAAGTATTGTCAGGTCATATGAAATGGAACAAGGCTTTAACTTGATAAATCAAGTTAAAATTGCATACGAAAAAGGACATCTAAATCATTTTGTATTTAGTTCAATTAGTAAAGCAAAAGATCCACTGAAGAATGACCCGGCTCCAGGGCATTTTACAAGCAAATGGGATATTGAAGAATATATAGACAAAGTAGGTCTTAAAAAAATCACAACGGTCTTAAGACCAGTAAGTTACTTTGAAAACTTCGAAAATAAATTACCTGGTTTCACAATTTCTAAGAAAATATTCCCTGGTATAGTCGGTAAGGAATTTAAGTGGCAGACAATTGCGGTAGAAGATATTGGTAAATGGGTAAGAGGTGTTATATCGAAACCAGAGAAATATAAAAATAAATCTATAAATATTGCCGGTGAGGAGCTTACAGGGCTAGAAATGGCAAAGACGCTGCAAAATTTAGTTTCTTCAGAAGGATGTCAAACAGAGTATGTAATGATTCCGAGAGTAACTATTAAGCTTTTGGAATACGACATAGGAATAATGGCTGACTGGATTGAAAGATCAGGATATGGGGCTGATATGAATCAACTTAAGTTGATTCAAGACGAGTTAAATATCGTTCCTACTTCTCTTAAGGATTGGCTAAAAGCAAAACTCCAAATTCAGAATAATACACGAAATTCATGGTCAAGGCAGTGGAAATCATCTCAATGGAAACTACAATGGGATAAGTAA